TTTAGCTACGCTGGAACATGGACTGATAAATACAAGGACAAGGATGAAAGGAGAATTGGGTCAACAACCAATCAGCTTCCATCATCTAGAGATTATCTAGGTGACTTTCTGGTTTGGCGACCTCCTATTGGATTGGAGAAAAATGGAGCTTTCTGGGCAGCTTTGACATTATGGTTGGGCTTGGTTGGAGCTATCATCTTTCTCCAGAGATAGATCATACTTACATATGTCATTTGTATTTGTCAATTCATCATATGTGTCCAATCAAAATTATAGTAGTTGTTCTTAAGTTCTTTGTGTAATTTTATGCCCAAGTCTTTGTGAAAAAGTTGTATGTCTGAAATAGAAAGATTGTTTAtatcttacctatcaaaaaagaaagaaagattgttTATATCTTAGTTTTCTTATAACGTGTGTATTCTTTTCATCTACTCATAAAGTTCCTTCTTTACTAACACTAGCATCCCTGAAGCCTTTATTGATGCACGGCTGAACTTCTTCAAAGAGACTCTCCAATTTTGTGAAGGAATGCTTTAGGGCATTCACAACAGACTCCAgatcccaaacccaaaatttgtgaaatttacaGTCTCTCGCTCCATCGGGCAAAGTACGGTAgctcaatatatatttttgtaatgattttttccctcaaaatttatttatgctAATGATTTGTTCTTCTCTTAATTGGTTAGGTATAGTATCACcgtaaaaatatgaaaaaagcCCCATCCCCATGGATCCCCTTCGTTGCCTCTTTTGCCCTTTCCCATGGATCATCCAAATTTGGAGCCTCAAAATAATTAAGAGACTCAAATTCATTCTCTGGCTCCTCACTAGGGAAAATTTCCCAACCAACATGACATTAGGCAGTAAGTTCAATGTCTTCACTCTTCAATACACTTAGCACATGATGCATTGATCAGCCTAAGACTCATGAACACACTTTTTTCTTAACTGCTTATACACAAATCATTGTTTGGCACAACTTGGTAGTACGGTCCGTTAACCTGACCTCCTTCCAACCCAGACCAGTCAGTGAATGACTCACTTTCAATTAACCTTATGTGATTgcttaaaattctaaaaagctccctttcaatttaaatattgcctctcataaaaaaaataataaaaaatttaatactgCCAAATTAATAGCAAATTGAAGAGAGTTTCTGTTACATCTTGtttaattgattattatttttggagtgttaatttttttagttatgatttattgtttgtttttatttttggatataagatatgaaaacttagtggaaattgtttaaatttgttattagataattttcagtaaaaaatattatttgtattattgaaTAAAACAGTAATTTACTTGTTTATGATGTTACGGATCGGTTCAACTGATCAggctagaaaatcaaaaatcactCCTTTTGATTAAAGATGGCCAAGTCCCTTTTGTCATCACCCTATTTTGAAGCTCTAATTTTCTTAAACTATTCGGTGTCATAAAAAATACCATTTcaccaaaaaaaccaaaaaacattTTGAGTTTTAACTGAAAATTCAACTGTTTTATAATCGGAGTAAAAGTGATTCCATAccaaaaagtattaaaaatttctttCGGATTTAAttattcaaagttcaaagtaggatttaaatatataactaaaataaagaaattagacaaattagccaaatttacaatataaaaGACTGTAAAATGTGTTGTTCACTTCAGATATTATAAGACTCTGGTATGAGCGGTATAAAAAGTTGAAACATTAGCTTCTTTTGACAACCACATACAAAACATCCTATTTCTTTGACAAATAGATTTCCTGCTCATGGCAGCATTATCTCTATCATTTACTACCTCTATTCCATGCTCTAAGTTTCGTAGTTGTTCAACATCACAATTTGATAGCTTAAACAGTCAGATTCGCCGCCCAAGCGTGGTTACATTCACAACAGTGTGTGAATCGAAAGAGCCACCAGCTGAGGCAGGGCTGCCGGGAAGAAATTCAAAACTTGAAGTAGGGTCACCTGTTATTGTCATTGAGGCTCCCAAAATGATAAAGACTTTTGCATCAGTACCATGCCTTAGGGTGAATTCTGGTTTAGTCAAGCCTGGTGATGTGGGAAGgtactcttatatatatatccatcTCTTCAATGTGTGAATTGTTGgctttttttgtgttgttttgtggGCTAGCATTGGGGTTCTTAGTTTAAGTTTTTTCAACATGAAGGTGAAAAACTACATCAATGTGTGAATATGATGCACGCTACATATTATTACATTCTTATTCAGGTAAGACTTTTGCAGGATTGTGTCAAGAAAGCCTAAAGATGTATGGGCAGTTCGTCTTACCATTGGTACGTATCTCATAGACGGGAAATATTTCAAGCCCTTGGAGCTTGATGAATGATTCGGTAGGCTATGAAAAAAGTGGAGTATTAGAGGACACCATCTTCAAGCATAAGCTGCGACAAACTTTATGGGGGAAAAAATGATTGATATTTTGGGATTGTTTTCTTTCTGCTCTAGattttaggggtttttttttttttttttttttttttggaaatactaTATATTAGTTGTCCTCCTATTCATGCATTCGAGGCTCACGGCTGAGCCCTTTGTTTCCACAGAGGCACAGAGCATGTAATTGGTTTTATAAGACCTTGTTAACAATGATGCATTAATGGTGCAGATATATATGGATGTATACAAAAAATGCGAGATACTATAATGTtgattatcaataaataaaataaaaaaaaaaataaaaaaaaattagttgctAGAGAGTGGcctcaaaatataaatttattgcGGTGATAATTCCATCATGCTGATTAGCCAACTAAAGTATACTCAATACAATTGTCAATAAACAGATTATTGTTTTTCTAGAGGCAACTGTTTTTGTATTAAAAGTGGCTTACCTTtgttttctaaaacaaaaatactCTTCTTCTAAACTTTCATGTAACTATATTTCTGAGTTTAATATGCATTTTAGATATATCAATATATTTTCACAGGCTTCTTCTCTCTTAACTCCATGCCAAGACCCAGCTAAGATGGGTGTGCATCATTAAGAATTTGTAAATTTCATGAAAGCATTcttcaaaagagaaaatttcattgagaatgtttaaatttcatgaAGATAAATTAACATGCTAACTATTGACTCCTTGACAAATATGCCAGAGTTCCAAAGATTGATCATCTGGTTACATCAATGAtgtaaagaacaaaaataaagaactaAAACTGAGAAGAACAAAGAATCTGTGCAAGACCAAAAAAAGAATCTGTCCAAGGCCATAACAACTCATAAAGAAAATAACCAACTCAATGCTTCTTCAGGGATTTGAGATCAGCAAACCATGCAGCAAGTTATTCATCAGTATCAGCATTAGCAACAGGGTCAGATTTGGATTGACTGGATACTTCAACCAGGGGCAGTAGATCAGAAAATATTTGAGTCAATGCTTCATCTGGGGGTGTGAGATTAGCAATCCATGCATCAAAATCTTCATCAATATCAGCATCAAGAACATGGTCAgattttgattgatgacatactTCAACCGTGGGTGGTAGATCAGAAAATATTTGACTCAATGCTTCATCTAGGGGTGGGAGATTAGCCATCCATGCATCAAGCTCTTTATCAATGTCAGCATCAAGAACAGGGCCAGATTTTGATTGATGGCATACTTCAACCATGGGTGGCAGATCAGAAAATATTTGACTCAATGTTTCATCTGGGGATGGGAGATCAGCAGTCCATCCAGCAAACTCGTCATCATCAGCACCAGCATCCAAACTTGGCATCTCAGGCTCAAGGCGCAGCCTTTTTCTGTGTTCTTGGGCTTGGGCATCTACTTGTTCATGTGATATCACAGCAGTTGTATTGAAGCTTGAGGCCTCtccagcagcagcagcagcagaaTAAAAACATCTTTTGAACCCTCTTCCTCTGGCCTCCTCACAAACTGAACCTTTATTTTGTTGATCAGCAATATTCCATGCAacaaatttttcacaacttggGATTTCAAGCCATATTTTTCTATGTTCATCAAGTGACATCATAGCAGTTGTTCCGTAGTCGTCCTCACAAACCGaccctttattttgtttataaatgacGCAGAGGACTTTGTTGAGTCTTGCAGATCCTTGAACTGCTGTTTTGCCAGCAAGGGAGAACTCATGCATTATCCAGTTAGTCTTGTTGAATTTTCCCGAACCAACATCCTTGGCCTTAAAATAGAGCATCCTGTCGATCCCAATAAGATCGCCCTTAGAATCATGGATTCTTTTGGGCTTGCTTTTTTCAAGCCAGGTTCCACAAGAGGCAGCCCTGCACACACGATTGCCGGTTGTTTTGAGGTTGGTGAAGACGTAGAGCTTGCGTTGGTGAAGACGTAGAGCTTGCGTTGGAAGGTGTGTAAATGATAGTACGAATGAGAATCATATATTTCCCATGGAGGAATTTTGCCGTATACCTCACAATCATTGACAACACAATGATTTAGGCGACGGTGTTCTGTGCCGTCTACCTTGCTATTCAAAATGTTTATCTACTCCTCGTCCTGAGGATCAAATCTAAAACCCACACTCATCTTTccaccaaacaaaagaaaatttcaagaaacCAAGAAACCTTCTTTTTTCACtgataaaataaacaaaacactCTCCTTGAATTCTTGCCTTGCGCAGGAAGTCTCAAACAAGAACTACGTTAGAAaaagatatatcatatatataggAACTTAGGGCGGTTAAAAGTGATTAAAacttagtttaaaaaaataattacttttaaataattatttaatttgtttattaattgATTACGctagtattatttatgagtGAGAAAATCAAACTTTAGTTTTCGAGTGGGACTATAGGAATAAAAACTTATCagcttaagaaaaaaaaaaaaaaaaaaaaaaaaaaaaaaaaactaaaaacgtGTCATTCAAGTAGAATGAATTTGAGTCAGTATAGCCGAAACCCCTCTTTTTGCTGAATTATAGTCTTATATTCTTCTGACTCTCGAATGAATAAAGAACTTGTAAAGCAGTCATTAGAGTGTGTTCTTCCTGGCACTATTGAAAAACATGAACGAACTCTTTTTCCTCCCAATTCTTCCTTTGAAATCCTATATGGgctaaattgtttttgtttaattggATATTGGGCTATCAACTCCCTCTCAATCatatcaaatacataaaatattaaataaaaactcataatTTAAAAGCTCCTACTAAACTCATATTCACACTCTATTTTCCCTGTGGATCTCAATAATTGTCCCTCTAAGTGTGCATTtggtattagattttttttttttttaagaataatagTGCTAAATcgtattttaatttgaaaaaaaaaatgaaatttgaaaaatatttaaataaaagctAAATACTGAAatctaaacatttttttttttgtgtgaaatagTTATAATATGCtgctaaaattaaaatgcaTGAACACCAGTATTACTTTGGTTGGTCATTATGTCTCctttcccaaaaaagaaaaaagaaagaaagaaatccTTTATTTGATTATCAAAATGAGAGATCTTAATAACACTACTAATTCATGACATTTAAAGCTGCATAGCGCATTTCTGAACTGAGCTAATAAATTTGAACATGACATAGGATGTCAACAAATTTTCCAAAGATTGTGCTATGATCCATTCTATAGCCACTAAAAACCTTAAGTAATTTTCGTACCCCAATCTTATTTCTATGTTGTGGAGGGGCCAAATTGGGTGAGTTCTTATTCAATGTGATGGagtaaaaagtgaaattttatgTAAATTGTTCAGTGTTAATATTTTAAGGTTTATGCTCTACTCTAAATAAAGATAGACTCGATTTtctttcagcaaaataagcgaatccTAACAGACCATAAGTGGGTTccaattaattttgaaatgtagcTACTTGATTAATGGGATATATTTAGCTGATTTGTCATGGATAATCACCAATGGCGGCTCTAGAATTATTTTTAGGACAGtcaataaaagatgaattttggATAGGAAATGAATCTTGTAGCCCACCAGATTTCCTTACTGCAAATTTGACCATAGTACTAGCAtacaagagaataaaaaataaactattacTTCATTTGACATATTGGTTCATAATACAATGAATAtactaattattgttgttaagatGAAATCTTAAAAATCATCTATTgtttataaatacaataaacgtattaattattattgttaagtgAACTTTAATTACTGATGGGATCGACGAGAACACGTTATAGTGACGAGGCCATAGTAATGACGAGGATATCCCCTGATGACGAACAAACCGTCAACGACGAGGAAAGGAAAGTCATTCAATGGTGCCAGTAAATAACCTGGGCGGTTACGAAACCAGTAGAGCAGACCATTGGGGACTAATAAAAGCCCCATAATTGGGCTTGAGGCGTTATGAAAGAAGAGCATTTACACTCCAACGGCCAGCAGTCAGGCTCACAGGTATAAAACTCTCACATTTCGTAGCATAAGGTACGATACTACAATTCTGAAAAGATACTTCTTACTGCTAGTTCTATAAACATCTTGATTgctctaactttggcatcggagacgttgtggcaggcaccacaccggtgaccatccTTCTTGAAGAGAACCAGACGCTAACGGGGAGTTCCATCTGCCTCCTGAGACTGACGAGTTTGCACCTCATCAgtttggcgctgtctgtgggaagaTATTTTCAGATTCATATCTGAGAGCGTAGTTCCCATCAACCCTCTACATtcagatggaatccaacccaGACTCAGCAGCCTTGGCCCAGCAAGTCCAGGCCCTTGCAGCCACtattgaagaactcaccaaacagaaccaggaaatgaagctacGGCTCCAGCAGGTTCAACAAGCTCAATAGGAAGAGAACCGGTCCAAAGATAACTTGGAGGAAGACGGGGATAGTCAACGGAGAGAGACCTCCCGAAGACTAGCTACTCCGGACGAATAGAACTCGGATCTTCTTcgagaaatgaggaaagagatggacgagCTAAGGAGTGCCATCAAAGAAAAGACGGACCGAAGCGTAGATAAAATGATAAGGGCTACGGATTCGCCATTCACCGCTGCGGTACTTGAATGCCCCGTGCCGTCAAAGTTTCGCTTGCCTCAATTGGAGCCATTCGACGGACTCAAGGACCCACAGGACcatcttaatacctttaagaAGACTCTGGGTCTTCAGCAACCACCTGACGAGATATTGTGTCGTTCCTTCCCGACGACTCTCAAAGGGGCTGCAAGAGAATGGTTTACTAAGTTGCCAAATTCGTCCATAGACAATTTCGATCAGCTGAGTAGTGCCTTCTTGCGCCACTTCATAGGGGGACAACGCCCAAGGAGGCCAGTAGATTACTTACTCACCATAAGACAGGGAGAGAAGGAGACCCTGAGGTCATATGTCAAGCGATTCACCCGGGAAACTCTAGAAGTagacgaagctgatgacaaggtaCAGCTGACAACCTTCAAAGCAGGGTTGAAATCCAGAGACCTCGTGGCTTCTCTTGCAAAAAACCCCCCGAAGACGATGGCGGAGATGTTCCTGAAGGTacaaaagtacatgaacgcggaaGATGCTCTAGCTGCCATAAAAGATACCGAGAGGCCAGGAGACAAGTCCAAGCGGGAAGACGACCGtagggggcaaaagagagacagaCCGGAACGTCGGAACAATGACGGGAATAGAAGGAAGGACGACAGAAATCCTCGGATGGTAAAATTTACCCctttggttatgcctgttgacaagattttcacgcagatcaaggacgagcattaCCTCAAATGGCCCAGACCATTACACTCATCCCCCAACGTACgtgacaagaacaagtattgcCGTTTCCATAGAGACCACGGCCACAACATGGAAGATTGCAGAGACCTGAAGGAGCAAATAGAGGAATTAATACGGAAAGGAAAATTACAAAAGTACgtaaagaaaggagaatatgGCAAGTTCAGAGACGACAACAGGACCCAGCGTGAATCTTCCACTCGAAAGGACGACCATCTGTCCCAGCCCCCACGCAaggtgatcggggagataaGCACGATCACAGGAAGGCCGTTTTCAGGAGGATCATTTAGATCACTCAAAAAAGCATATCATAGACAGGTGAATAGCGTCCACACCATGCCTCCGTCCAAGCATCGACGAACACACCAAGACATGTCCTTCAGCGAAGGAGACGCCAGGGGAGTAAAGCAGCCCTACAACGATCCCCTGGTCATAGTGCTGAATATAGAAGGATTCAATACCAGAAGGATCCTTGTTGATAACGGGAGCTCAGCGGATATCATCTACCTCCCAGCCTACCAGCAATTGAGATTAGATCCAAAAAGGCTTCGACCTTTTGACTCTCCACTCATCAGCTTTAGTGGAGACAGGGTCTACCCCAGGGGTATAGTGACTCTGACGGTGACAGCAGGGACCTACCCGTCGCAGTTGACCAAACAGGTGGACTTCCTGGTGGTAGACTGCCCCTCATCCTATAATGTCATTATTGGGAGGCCCACCCTTAACAAGTGGAAGGCGGCGACGTCaacctactgtttgaaggtgaaattcccaacagaCGATGGCATGGGCGAAGTAAAGGGTGATCAAGTCCTGGCAAGGGAATGTTATCAGGCCGTACTGGCAGGAAAGGAGAACCACACGTGGacgattgaagaaaaagaggaggacGGGATGGAGACCTTGGAAACAGTGGAATTGGTGGAAGGAAATGCAGACAAGACGACCAAGATAGGGACGACGTTAGGCCCCGAGATGAGAACGAGACTCATAAAGTTCCTTAAAGGGAAtctagatgtctttgcatggagtcacgaggacatgccggGCATATCTCTAGAAGTCATCCAGCATAGGCTGAATGTGGATCCCAGCAGGAAGCCCGTTCAGCAGCGACGAAGAACCTTCGCTCCAGAGCGAGATCAAGCAGTGGCAGAGGAGGTAACCAAACTCTTGACGGCTGGATTCATCCGGGAAGTATATTATCCAGAATGGCTCGCCAATGTCGTCCTGGTAAAGAAAGCGAacggaaagtggagaatgtgtgtagacttcaccgacctgaacaaagcatgcccaaaggacagcttcccTCTACCAAGGATAGACCAGCTTGTGGACTCCACCGCCGGACATAAGTTACTGacgttcatggacgccttctcagggtacaaccagataaagatggctgaagaagaccaggagaaaacAGCCTTCATCACAAGCCAAGGATTGtactgttacaaggtgatgccttttgagttgaaaaatgctggagctaCGTATCAGAGAATGGTAAACAGAATGTTCAGCCAACAGATTGGTAGGAACATGGAGGTGTACGTGGACGacatgctcgtcaagagtaaggaagagcTCACACATCTGGACGACTTGGAGGAAACTTTTGCAACCCTTAAAAAACAccagatgaagttgaacccaagcaagtgtgtttttggggtagcctcagggaagttcttgggattcatggtgtcccaaagaggaatagaagcaaacccagaGAAAGTACGAGCTATTATCGACATGGCCTCACCCAAAACCGTCAAGGATGTTCAAAAACTCACAGGGAGAATAGCAGCtttaaacaggttcgtctctcgggccacagacaaatgcctgcccTTCTTTAAGACACTGAAGCAGGCTTTTGCTTGGACCGACGAGTGCGAAGCGGCGTTTCAAGAGTTAAAGCAATACCTGAGCAGTCCGCCTCTCCTAAGCCCgtccaaagaaggagaaaaccTATACCTGTACCTGGCGGTGTCAGCCTCGACAGTAAGTGTAGCTTTGATTAGAGAAGAGGGCAAGAAACAACTCCCGGtttactacgtcagccaagcTTTCCAAGGGGCTGAGTCCAGATACCCAAGGATCGAAAAGATTGCGTTTGCACTAATAGTGGCCTCGCGCAAGCTCAGGCAATATTTCCAGTCGAATACTATTCTCGTAATGACGGACCAACCAATCAAGAAGTCAATGAGCAAGCCAGAAGCAACAGGGAGAATGGTCTAGTGGGCAATTGAACTTAGTCAATTTGACATTGAATACCATCCAAGGACAGCAATCAGGGCACAAGCTCTGGCGGACTTCATTGTAGAATTCACGTTCCCTGACGAAGACAGGATTACCGACgaaacaaataaactaataatacaGATtgatggttcgtcagcccaGAAAAAGGGGGGAGTAGGGGCCATCATAACCACCCCCGACGGAGAAGTGCTGAAATATGGGGTCCAGCTAAAGTTCCCAGCCACCAACAACGAAGCTGAATACGAAGGAATACTGACGGGACTCAGGCTTGGGAAAGCTCTTGGTGCCAAAAATTTGTTGATCCAAAGTGATTCAAAGCTAGTGATTGGAAAGATCAAGGGAGAATACGAggcaaaagaagaaaggatgcagaagTACCTCAAGTTGGCAAGACAGCTAGCACAGGAATTCGATACAGTGGAGTTCATGCAAATCCAAGAAGTCTGAATATGGGGGCTGACGAAGTGTCAAAGCTAGCGTCATCGAAAGAAGAAGGGACTAGCACGGACATGGCGATGGAAATCCAAAAACACCCTAGTATCGAGGAAGTTGCAACCTTCACCATCCAGAGCATCGACACCTGGATGACACCCATAATGTCCTTCCTCCAGGACGGGCACCTACCTCAAGACACTAAAGAAGCCAGAAAGATCAAGAAGAGGGCAGCCAGATTCACGATCCTGAATGACgtcttgtacaagagaggcttctcaaTGCCCTACTTGAAGTGC
This genomic stretch from Quercus lobata isolate SW786 chromosome 3, ValleyOak3.0 Primary Assembly, whole genome shotgun sequence harbors:
- the LOC115981811 gene encoding uncharacterized protein LOC115981811 — its product is MAALSLSFTTSIPCSKFRSCSTSQFDSLNSQIRRPSVVTFTTVCESKEPPAEAGLPGRNSKLEVGSPVIVIEAPKMIKTFASVPCLRVNSGLVKPGDVGRIVSRKPKDVWAVRLTIGTYLIDGKYFKPLELDE